Proteins encoded by one window of Drosophila melanogaster chromosome X:
- the Rab3-GEF gene encoding Rab3 GDP-GTP exchange factor, isoform D, giving the protein MSDQQKASLCPRLVDYMAIVGAHTTPPMPKGLQGLKAPPVQVPDLLRRYPPSDHADFPLPLDMVYFCQPEGCTSVGPRRTGSAIRDMTSFVFALTDKDSGKTRYGICVNFYRPIERPSSAAGSAGAGNDRPGNGGPGGHGGGAGGGAGGGGRGGRRSSAFRRESWRKSMERSSDSAFSRSNVAPSDSDRELTSRRDSDQQRLHSHHSHHQPHHPSASPAVPKLGLMAPSADSESGGSHSPSPRASRKRTKLRNQSLTSLCIISHHPFFTTFRECLFILKKLIDACNESSSPKRVGASQKINRDNVWTVLTGHVSDATPSIVLHDVREIETWILRLLSTPVPVPGSTRVEVEVLSPTVHEPLLFALPDHTRFSLVDFPLHLPLELLGVETCLKVWTLIMQENKVLFQSRDYNALSMSVMAFVTMLYPLEYMFPVIPLLPTCLSCAEQLLLAPTPFVIGVPASFLVYKKNFRLPDDIWVVDLDSTKLTPPTGGYEEIPPLPEPEGTILKNHLKQALTSMTATNTAVSSQQLLPSVRDSLQEPPLLGVSQVRLPLQTPPHSAQASQRNSMSAQGTISSRQPSPMNSPALNPFVYGTDVDSVDVATRVAMVRFFNAQNTLANFAEHTRTLRLYPRPVVAFQINSFLRSRPRASQFLNQFARTQAVEFLAEWSLTPTNVAFLRVQTGVMDPMQVGDKPKWFAHALTPIRFSVWDDGSSLNGALRSLKQLECQPTDESGSDSEGADSSSSSYSSLSDFVSEMASSDLSPSLHDVFGSYNRPHVVPQTLSSNLDPALVYHPPSKLQYPEGIADAVASKEEEDEERADSPVSSSSSRSDLSSPSFNRDSEFDFQPKGGQTLGSTTVGSGAAAPSFELATPLAMRLEATIKMASIEQESDTVSTATGKTIAAGSKLQRHPSDSESRPEKKIPPPLTPPVKQPGVSNILARTGSSGSSSSSPGRQSSQSSLFENFASHAKELVRETTRQSSQEGLLAHVDKHALDEDLDDKMRHTFEKFTLHAKKAAGEASKQALEVSKQAAGVSKNTLEDLTYVGKSTLGDLTKTAKEAATKKGIIKIEEHSAGGAGPPPKSPGSQLATHKQVQQSGGQGGGNNFFSAIGTDFNGLASSTSTMFSGMFGKKSQQKQVPVQQKQPNVSAGKAKSGINFDPFPGRKGLVERTPLIKHSGPRQTQEELTRQQNQERSHSNAENQTFLKDVTNQVLAGEGVGWLKLNRFKKLMEDESYRTLVLSKLNKTLDKKIAPDDHIDDVCVTKPVWKGMLKCIQAIAGGLDVTFANFGLGGMASVFQLMEVAHTHYWSKEINEGSDMSSSLLSSHAASPMGSRENLRSPSSPNGSHSALGSEWASPQESRKSSTQLAHGGPGGSHSGAPINRRLSSADSQDGQSTTEMFKDMLSQKRSALKNMLTSFDSDAAGSTGALSVVSLGVRLPSSCRSTVSDTEYENTTTSKDSKKSSGNLWSGKSTLSAGFRYTGGHLINTSSSPSPDSPRVYLFEGLLGKDRLNLWNQMQFWEDAFLDAVSQERDMIGMDQGPIEMMERYKSLSESERKRLEHDEDRLLSTMLYNLTAILVMLNVAKDEIRRKIRRLLGKSHIGLVYSQEVHNVVDQINNLNGNDIDLKPLGSRLLHRQSFTVHQGTDVNGPLRFMEVRDDGLVLRSVDGTIVERWWYERLVNMTYSPKTKLLCLWRRNGGQTQLHKYYTRKCKELYNCIKEAMERGGTPTNVPELGGEFPVQDMNTGEGGLLQVCLEGVGLLFSNSKFFVRLDHIRKCFTQKGGIFVLEEYNPKTRNLIQRKYQSSMSDQICYSVLCVFSYVAAGQDQKKNPVVITPQIQDIHAQQKQKHQQQQQHQQPQQQQQPHQTTTQQNQPTAVASAVPTTTAPAGQVNPNRMTAKSQAGSISIRHTVPMQKPTITMSTVQPQARMPAQVATASVPVTVPVPPTPAPPTSNPAKLPQLPPRVPSQPSTESLASISSPPPKLRTPMSAPPGPPPAIPPRTGAISRSGSVPAARSFVRQASANSTPPQYTPQPPPPFVIPKRHSGLARASTLSSSTSPSMSSSSASNHPGHSQSQQRASHGSVAAVLQSMPEAEPGYGSGSGSISGSSSGSGSASGSIASASPQAHRKH; this is encoded by the exons ATGTCGGACCAGCAGAAAGCCTCCCTCTGTCCCCGTCTGGTGGACTACATGGCCATAGTGGGTGCCCACACGACGCCTCCGATGCCAAAGGGACTGCAGGGCCTCAAGGCCCCGCCAGTGCAG GTGCCCGACTTGCTGCGTCGCTATCCCCCCTCGGATCATGCGGACTTCCCGCTGCCCCTGGACATGGTGTACTTTTGCCAACCGGAGGGTTGCACCAGCGTTGGACCTCGACGCACTGGCTCCGCCATTCGGGACATGACCTCCTTTGTATTCGCGCTGACCGACAAGGATTCGGGCAAGACACGCTATGGCATATGCGTGAACTTCTATCGTCCCATTGAGCGACCTAGTTCGGCGGCGGGATCGGCAGGAGCTGGCAACGATCGTCCGGGTAATGGTGGACCTGGTGGCCATGGGGGCGGcgctggaggaggagcaggaggcggAGGGCGTGGTGGAAGACGGTCGTCGGCCTTCAGGCGGGAGTCGTGGCGCAAGAGCATGGAACGCAGCTCGGATTCGGCATTTAGCAG AAGTAACGTAGCGCCTAGCGATTCGGATCGTGAACTGACCTCGCGTCGCGATTCGGACCAGCAGCGCCTACACTCACACCACTCGCACCACCAGCCGCACCATCCGTCGGCGAGCCCGGCTGTGCCCAAACTGGGCCTGATGGCTCCCTCGGCGGACTCCGAGTCCGGCGGCAGTCATTCCCCATCGCCGCGGGCCTCGCGAAAGAGGACGAAACTGCGCAACCAGTCGCTCACCTCGCTGTGCATCATCTCGCACCATCCGTTCTTCACCACCTTCCGCGAATGCCTGTTCATTCTGAAGAAGCTCATCGATGCTTGCAACGAATCCTCTTCACCGAAGCGGGTTGGTGCCTCCCAAAAGATCAACCGGGACAATGTGTGGACGGTGCTGACGGGCCATGTCAGCGATGCCACGCCGTCGATTGTACTGCACGATGTGCGCGAAATCGAAACCTGGATCCTGCGACTACTCTCCACGCCGGTTCCTGTGCCAGGATCGACCAGAGTTGAG GTTGAGGTGCTGTCGCCGACGGTGCATGAACCCCTGCTGTTTGCATTGCCTGACCACACTCGCTTCTCTCTGGTGGACTTCCCGCTCCATCTGCCATTGGAGCTGCTCGGCGTGGAGACGTGCCTGAAGGTATGGACCCTGATCATGCAGGAGAACAAGGTGCTGTTCCAGTCGCGCGACTATAACGCCCTCTCCATGTCGGTAATGGCCTTCGTCACTATGCTGTATCCGCTGGAGTATATGTTCCCGGTCATCCCGCTGCTGCCCACCTGCCTAAGTTGTGCGGAGCAGCTACTGTTGGCACCAACGCCCTTTGTCATCGGGGTGCCCGCCTCTTTCCTGGTCTACAAAAAAAACTTCCG TCTACCGGATGACATTTGGGTGGTCGACTTGGACTCCACCAAATTGACGCCACCGACTGGTGGCTACGAAGAAATACCACCGCTACCTGAGCCCGAGGGCACCATTCTGAAGAACCACCTCAAGCAG GCACTTACCTCGATGACGGCCACCAATACGGCGGTCTCCTCACAACAGCTATTACCATCGGTGCGGGATAGTCTTCAGGAACCACCGTTGCTAGG GGTTTCTCAAGTGAGACTTCCCCTCCAGACGCCTCCTCACTCGGCGCAGGCCAGTCAACGGAACTCGATGTCCGCCCAAGGAACGATTAGTTCCCGCCAACCGAGCCCGATGAATTCACCAGCCCTCAATCCATTCGTTTACGGAACGGATGTGGATTCCGTGGACGTGGCCACGCGGGTGGCGATGGTGCGATTTTTCAATGCTCAAAATACATTGGCTAACTTTGCTGAGCACACGCGCACTTTGCGGCTATATCCACGTCCAGTGGTGGCATTCCAAATCAATAGTTTCCTACGATCCCGACCAAGAGCCTCGCAGTTCCTGAATCAATTTGCCAGGACTCAGGCCGTAGAGTTCCTGGCCGAATGGTCACTAACGCCCACGAATGTGGCGTTCCTTCGAGTGCAGACTGGCGTTATGGATCCCATGCAGGTGGGCGATAAGCCCAAGTGGTTCGCCCACGCTCTGACCCCCATCCGATTTTCGGTGTGGGACGATGGCAGCTCACTGAATGGAGCCCTGCGATCGCTGAAACAACTCGAGTGCCAGCCGACGGACGAGAGTGGTTCGGATTCAGAGGGAGCGGATAGTAGTAGCTCATCGTACAGCTCACTCAGTGATTTTGTATCGGAAATGGCCTCCTCCGATCTTTCGCCCAGCCTGCATGATGTCTTTGGGTCTTACAATCGGCCACATGTTGTTCCTCAGACTCTCTCCTCGAATTTGGATCCGGCCTTGGTCTATCATCCGCCCAGCAAGCTGCAGTATCCCGAAGGCATTGCCGATGCGGTGGCCAGCaaagaggaggaggatgaggagcgTGCCGATAGCCCTGTGTCCTCATCCTCCAGTCGCTCGGATCTGAGTTCGCCCAGCTTCAATCGCGATTCGGAGTTTGATTTCCAGCCGAAGGGCGGACAAACTCTGGGATCGACTACAGTTGGCAGTGGAGCGGCTGCACCCAGTTTCGAGTTGGCCACTCCGTTGGCCATGCGACTGGAGGCCACCATTAAGATGGCAAGCATTGAACAGGAATCTGACACGGTATCCACGGCGACGGGCAAGACCATAGCCGCCGGTTCGAAATTACAAAGACATCCCAGCGACTCCGAGTCGCGGCCTGAAAAGAAGATTCCG CCACCACTAACGCCACCGGTGAAGCAGCCTGGAGTAAGCAATATCCTAGCCCGAACTGGAAGTTccggctccagctccagcagtCCTGGACGTCAGAGTTCCCAGAGCTCTCTATTCGAGAACTTTGCCTCCCATGCCAAGGAACTGGTGCGCGAAACAACGCGCCAGAGCAGCCAGGAGGGTCTACTGGCCCATGTGGATAAG CATGCGCTGGACGAAGATCTTGACGACAAAATGCGTCATACCTTCGAAAAG TTTACGCTGCACGCAAAGAAGGCAGCTGGAGAGGCTTCCAAGCAGGCCCTGGAAGTGTCCAAACAGGCGGCTGGAGTGAGCAAGAATACCCTCGAAGATCTCACATATGTAGGCAAATCGACGCTGGGCGATCTTACCAAAACGGCCAAGGAGGCTGCCACCAAGAAAGGTATTATTAAGATCGAGGAGCATTCGGCGGGCGGAGCTGGACCACCGCCAAAGTCACCCGGATCCCAGCTGGCGACACACAAGCAGGTGCAGCAATCGGGCGGCCAGGGTGGTGGCAACAACTTCTTCTCCGCGATTGGGACGGATTTCAATGGGCTAgcctcatccacatccaccaTGTTCTCGGGCATGTTTGGTAAAA AGAGCCAACAAAAGCAGGTTCCTGTACAGCAAAAGCAACCTAACGTATCCGCTGGGAAGGCCAAGTCTGGCATTAATTTCGATCCATTTCCTGGACGCAAGGGACTCGTGGAGCGGACGCCGTTGATCAAGCATTCGGGTCCTAGGCAAACACAAGAGGAGCTGACCCGCCAGCAAAACCAGGAGCGTTCGCATAGTAATGCCGAAAATCAGACCTTCCTCAAGGATGTGACCAATCAGGTGCTCGCTGGAGAGGGAGTCGGTTGGCTGAAGCTCAATCGGTTTAAGAAGCTAATGGAGGACGAGTCATATCGCACACTGGTGCTTAGCAAGCTCAATAAGACGCTGGACAAGAAGATTGCCCCAGATGATCATATTGACGATGTG TGCGTGACGAAGCCCGTGTGGAAGGGTATGCTGAAGTGCATCCAGGCCATAGCCGGCGGGTTGGACGTGACCTTTGCGAATTTCGGCCTAGGCGGTATGGCTTCTGTTTTCCAGCTGATGGAGGTAGCCCACACGCATTATTGGAGCAAGGAGATCAACGAGGGCAGCGACATGTCCTCGAGCCTGCTCTCCAGTCACGCCGCCAGTCCCATGGGCAGTAGAGAGAACCTGCGATCACCTAGCTCACCAAATGGCTCCCACTCGGCATTGGGCAGTGAGTGGGCATCGCCGCAGGAATCACGAAAGAGTTCCACTCAATTGGCACACGGTGGACCAGGTGGTTCGCATTCGGGAGCACCGATTAACCGACGATTGTCGTCGGCGGATAGCCAGGATGGTCAGTCCACCACGGAGATGTTCAAGGATATGCTGTCGCAGAAAAGAAGTGCCTTGAAGAACATGCTCACCTCCTTCGATTCAGAT GCTGCTGGCTCCACGGGTGCGCTTTCCGTTGTCAGTTTGGGCGTCCGCTTGCCCTCCAGCTGCCGATCCACGGTTTCTGACACCGAGTACGAAAAT ACAACCACGTCGAAGGATTCGAAAAAGAGCTCTGGCAATCTGTGGTCGGGCAAGTCAACGCTTAGTGCCGGATTTCGTTATACTGGAGGACACCTGATCAACACGTCATCTTCTCCGTCGCCGGACAGTCCGCGGGTTTACCTCTTCGAAGGGTTGCTGGGCAAGGATCGCCTCAATCTTTGGAACCAAATGCAATTCTGGGAGGATGCCTTCCTCGACGCTGTCAGTCAGGAGCGTGATATGATCGGCATGGATCAG GGTCCTATTGAAATGATGGAGCGCTACAAATCACTAAGTGAATCGGAGCGCAAGCGTCTTGAACACGACGAGGATCGTTTGCTATCCACAATGCTCTACAACCTGACGGCCATCCTGGTGATGCTGAATGTCGCCAAGGACGAGATCCGGCGCAAGATTCGACGCCTCCTTGGAAAGAGTCATATTGGCTTGGTGTACTCCCAGGAGGTGCACAATGTGGTCGATCAGATAAACAATCTG AATGGAAATGACATTGATCTAAAGCCCTTGGGTTCACGATTGCTGCACCGCCAGAGCTTCACCGTCCACCAGGGCACAGATGTGAACGGACCACTACGATTTATGGAGGTGCGGGACGATGGTCTGGTACTCCGATCAGTGGATGGCACCATTGTGGAGCGCTGGTGGTACGAGCGGCTGGTCAACATGACCTATTCACCCAAGACCAAGCTGCTCTGCCTGTGGCGCCGCAATGGCGGTCAGACGCAATTGCACAAATACTACACACGAAAG TGCAAGGAGCTGTACAATTGCATCAAGGAGGCCATGGAACGGGGCGGCACGCCCACCAATGTACCCGAGCTGGGCGGCGAGTTTCCCGTTCAGGACATGAACACAGGCGAGGGCGGCCTGCTGCAGGTGTGCCTCGAGGGTGTCGGTTTGTTGTTCTCCAACAGCAAG TTTTTCGTCCGATTGGACCACATCCGCAAGTGCTTCACCCAGAAGGGTGGCATTTTTGTACTGGAGGAGTACA ATCCCAAGACGCGCAATCTCATTCAACGAAAGTACCAGTCAAGCATG TCCGATCAGATTTGCTACTCGGTGCTGTGCGTATTCTCCTACGTGGCCGCCGGTCAGGACCAGAAGAAGAATCCGGTGGTCATCACTCCGCAAATCCAGGACATTCATGCccagcagaagcaaaagcaccagcagcaacagcaacatcagcagccgcagcagcagcagcagccacatcaaACGACCACGCAGCAAAATCAGCCCACAGCAGTAGCATCTGCAGTGCCCACAACAACTGCTCCAGCCGGACAAGTCAATCCCAACCGGATGACGGCCAAATCGCAAGCCGGCAGCATCTCCATACGGCACACGGTGCCCATGCAGAAGCCCACCATCACCATGTCCACGGTGCAGCCGCAGGCCAGGATGCCAGCCCAGGTTGCAACCGCATCTGTTCCGGTCACTGTGCCAGTTCCCCCCACTCCCGCTCCACCCACATCCAATCCCGCCAAGCTGCCGCAATTGCCGCCGCGCGTACCGTCGCAACCTTCGACGGAAAGCCTGGCCTCGATCTCATCACCGCCGCCAAAGCTACGGACACCCATGTCCGCTCCACCCGGACCACCGCCGGCCATACCGCCGCGCACGGGGGCCATTTCACGTAGCGGATCGGTACCGGCGGCCCGATCCTTTGTCCGCCAGGCATCGGCAAATTCTACACCGCCACAGTATACGCCACAGCCGCCGCCGCCCTTCGTGATACCCAAGCGGCACAGTGGACTGGCCAGGGCATCCACCTTGTCATCATCCACATCGCCATCGATGTCATCATCATCCGCCTCCAATCATCCCGGGCATTCGCAGTCGCAGCAGCGCGCCAGTCACGGCAGCGTCGCCGCTGTGCTGCAATCAATGCCGGAGGCTGAGCCCGGTTACGGATCCGGCTCCGGTTCAATATCCGGCTCCAGTTCCGGCTCCGGTTCGGCATCGGGCTCCATTGCCAGCGCTTCACCGCAGGCCCATCGCAAGCACTGA